Part of the Scylla paramamosain isolate STU-SP2022 chromosome 15, ASM3559412v1, whole genome shotgun sequence genome, GGGATAACATGTCTGGTTATAAAATTCCTCTCTGAAGAGAGGACTTTCTGCTTTTATCCTTGTTGTAACACTGTTCCCTAGTCATTATATATACTCTGAAATAAACTCCACATATGGCATATACATAAACATGATTTATCATCTATTACCatagaaaactaataaatatataactgtGTGTACATAGCTGATCACATGTACATGTACACATGTAGTATAACCGGGGATTCAGCACACCCACAACTGACCTGCAGTGTAGCTCGTATTATTCTGATTCTTTGAAggtaaaaatccaataaaagtggtggtgagtgggtcaGGAGCGCCATAAGTGTGAAAATTAtgacatttttctttatattatggCTTAGTGTATGGTAGACAATGTATGGTAGATGGCAAGCACCAAATTATGACAAATACCATAATTATGGCAGACAGTGCAACTctggaccaccaccactaccaccacccacaccctccctccctctctccctccctgccactgCCACTTAATAAGATGAGCTCCACTAGATGGGAGCTCCAAACATGCCAACACACTACAGTGTAATAATATATTTGTGATGATGGCAAACATGTACCTCATGTAAAATACTGTGGAATGTGTGTTGGCATTTAGTgaattatcaataataatacaaatttaATATTCCAGCCTTTGGCCAGACATTCTGCCTCATTTACCGACATTTATCCAGTAAATCCGATGGATGGTCTGTAGGCCATATATATCTGTTAAATGTGGAAACCCACTGTAACAGGGTCCATTATAATGAgggtttattatatatatatatatatatatatatatatatatatatatatatatatatatatatatatatatatatatatatatatatatatatatatatatatatatatatatatatatatatatatatatatatatattcatggcAACTAATTAATAAAAGACACCTCTTGACACACAGCAAGCAATGGATTTTCTGCTGGAGCGTTTAGGGGAAGGTCACTGGGTGCACATATTTCCTGAGGGCAAAGTGAATATGACACTTGAGAAAATGCGACTGAAGTGGGGAGTTGGGCGCCTGGTGTATGACTCATCAGTGTGCCCCATTGTGCTGCCCTTCTACCATGTTGGGATGGACCGTGTCTTGCCAAACCACCCTCCCTACATCCCCCGAATTGGCAGATgggtaacagtggtggtgggtgaacCGCTGGACTTCAGGGCAGAGGTGGAAGAGATgcggagaaggaatgaagatccAGCCAATGCTCGTCGCCACATCACTGACCGCATTCAGGAGGAATTGAGCCACCTGAGGGAGCGTGCTGAGGAGCTCCATGCAAAGTTGATGGCTGAGAAGGGAGAAATGTGGAGGCCAGCAGTGCAtggcaggaaggaaggttgTGTATGAGGTTTTGTATTAATCTAtattaggaagggaagggaaaatgataCAAACAACAGCTTTATCTTTGTATTTGTTATTTCTTGCAAGGAGACGTGTTgaatatgttattttatttatttaataaccTAAGTGAAAACTTAGGGTTGGCAGATCCATACAAGTATTACTTTGCTGCTGTGCTCCCTCCAGAATCCAAACATTTCCCCCTTATTTGCTGAAATTCTTCTCTACTTCTTGCACCTCTTTCATACATATACTCCTTCAAATGGCCATCCTTTCCTACTAGGATCATTGATATATAGCTGGGAAGAGGTTGCGTGATATGCTATTTGTGGGTATCAGTAgggttatgtatgtatgaagcATTGATTCCCACCACATTATGTAAGAATGTagaatattttttactttcatacATTCTAGTTATTCTTGTATGATATGTACCTAGGAAACAACACTTTGATACGGTTAACTAAAGATAATTCATAGGTCTCGAATATATACAAATGCTCTTTGCCATCCATTTTTCATCTGCACTCATTTATCATCCATTCGTTTATCATCCTTGTAAATATGTTTATATACACTATACAGTTGTAATTAATGTGGCTTTAGAAATAATACATATGAAATATTCATGTATGTATATCATCTAAAGAGGAGTTAACATCACAAACATTCCTCTGTTGTAAGGATGCACATATTTACTATACTCACTATTtatttacagtaaaaaaaaacatgctgtGTATTACTGATGTATTTATATCTTTTTACCAAAGAAATGAATTAATAAGGTGCCATAGTAAATACACATTATTTTTGTGCCAtggtgaacaaaaaaaatgtgtaattttttcttgCAACAGTTAATTCAGAAGCATAATACTGTTAACATTCATTTTgcattaagaaaaggaaggagtcaGGGAGAACACATGAGAGAGAATAATACAGTTGTAGAGAAatgaaatgcagagagagaaagagagagagagagagagagagagagagagagagagagagagagagagagagagagagagagagagaatcttgtgaATTGCTTATATACCAGAGGAAAAATtagtcaaaataaaaaaaatagtgaccCACATTGTTTACCAGACCACTGTTTACAAGGGTATGTAGGAGGTAGTGTTAATGTGCCTGGCTTTATCTAAAttcaacaataaacaaatattatactgtttttccacCAAGGGTCTGCTAAGGTACATAATTATGAGTAGTATATTTATTCCAAAATGTATtattaaaaaattaataataattaacattTTCATAACTAGCTATCAATGAATTTGTTTGTAATGGCATTAGATGTGATGCATTTGTAATGGCATAAGATATGATGCATAACATAAATAATTATTGACAACTAGCAACATGTCTATAGGAATATGCACAAAATATTCTTGAAATATTCATTGCATTcacaggtgatttttttttttttttttttttttttttttttttttttagttgagtTGCAGAAGCTAAAGTTTGATTATTCTATAGCAGGAAGAATTCACTGAATCAATAATTTTATCTGCTGAATTTGTATGTATTATTACATTAGTGTGAAAACCAGAGGTGACTAAGGTGCTGTTATCAGTGTTTGCAAGTATGTCAATAAGCTGTTGGCCTGCTGATACATTGGGACCTGTTCTGTTTATTGTACAAATAAGAttagaaaatatatttttattaaacTATACTTGACTAGTTTTGTTTGATTGTAATGTGAGGTGGCCTGAGTAACTGCCATTACATGTGGCCTATTACAGGTCCTTAATGTATTcatacctttttttcctcttctaattTCATGAAacattattcttgtcataaactTGAGGTAGACAATCAAAtggtatataatgaaaaagTTAATTGCACAATTCCTGAGTTAGGTAGCTATGAGCTCTGCaagaattatgagtgtggtCCCTATCAGGAATTATTATTTTGTCAACACTGGCTGATGTAGGCTTTTGCCTATAGCAGCGTGCCTCACAGGAATTAATACCCAGCTAAGATCAGATGAACTTGGTGCAGTTTTGAGATGCCCTTTCTACCACTGAAGTGCTAGGAAATCAGTTATAATATTTaaatttcttgtgtgtgtgtgtgtgtgtgtgtgtatatatatatatatatatatatatatatatatatatatatatatatatatatatatatat contains:
- the LOC135107530 gene encoding tafazzin-like; this encodes MAEPEGKGLFLRFGWPFPDMKDPPLSFRLRSTFIIPMVGTFSKILLSLCNSVNGHNVERLQEMVEKRPKGTPLITVSNHYSCIDDPALWGVLKWRHLWSATTMRWSPAAHDIAFTRRIYSWFFSSGKCVPIIRGLGVYQQAMDFLLERLGEGHWVHIFPEGKVNMTLEKMRLKWGVGRLVYDSSVCPIVLPFYHVGMDRVLPNHPPYIPRIGRWVTVVVGEPLDFRAEVEEMRRRNEDPANARRHITDRIQEELSHLRERAEELHAKLMAEKGEMWRPAVHGRKEGCV